The following coding sequences lie in one Cercospora beticola chromosome 9, complete sequence genomic window:
- a CDS encoding uncharacterized protein (SMCOG1005:Drug resistance transporter, EmrB/QacA~antiSMASH:Cluster_8), which translates to MSEEPKMPAARENPSDASSTTASSTREEKEVEAEPPQNADSAQTEKQESPESGPSGPVAVPRGERRGLWANLSIVSEVEKPSEYKNGTKWMMTVILAFAAGTSSTGAAIFYPALRPVAEDLDTSPSVVNLSLAFYLLIMALTPMWWASWSEIWGRRTVYIASFGLFVIFSVISAVSVNIAMLIVFRILTGGAAAAVQAVGSGTVADLWEPKERGKAMGVFFLGPLCGPGIAPVIGGILAQELGWRSTLWALVIFGGVLFLSIVFLLPETVARREKVKKSVIARFTDPVKTLGLLRHPPILVTVYSGGLGFAAIYVINIAIQANYGEAPYNFSVLIVGLLYLAPMLGYAVASQTGGRWIDYLMKRGAQRAGRYDAEGKPIYLPEDRMQENIWIAASLYPAAMIWYGWVTQYGVHWIVSCIANFFFGIGAMLVFGCVQTMLTEFTPKKSSAGVALNNFVRQILATIATVVVQPLIDVMGTGWMCTMIALFCWVTGNLAILALKKKGPQWRGKMDKKLNAPKS; encoded by the exons ATGTCAGAGGAGCCCAAAATGCCCGCAGCGCGCGAGAATCCAAGTGACGCGAGCTCGACCACAGCAAGCTCGACTCgagaggagaaagaggtGGAAGCAGAGCCTCCTCAAAACGCGGACTCTGCGCAAACAGAAAAGCAGGAATCTCCTGAATCAGGTCCCAGCGGGCCAGTTGCTGTGCCTAGAGGCGAGCGCAGAGGTCTTTGGGCAAATTTATCGATCGTTTCTGAGGTCGAGAAGCCTTCCGAATACAAGAATGGCACGAAGTGGATGATGACCGTTATTCTCGCGTTCGCCGCTGGGACGAGTTCGACGGGCGCCGCGATCTTCTATC CCGCCCTTCGTCCCGTGGCCGAGGATTTGGACACTTCGCCCAGCGTAGTCAACTTGTCGTTGGCATTCTACTTGCTGATAATGGCTCTCACGCCCATGTGGTG GGCCTCCTGGTCAGAAATCTGGGGCCGACGAACAGTCTACATTGCTTCATTCGGGCTCTTCGTTATCTTCTCCGTCATCAGCGCGGTCAGCGTAAACATTGCGATGCTCATCGTGTTTCGAATCCTCACCGGCGGTGCTGCGGCCGCTGTGCAGGCGGTCGGATCGGGAACAGTCGCAGATCTCTGGGAGCCAAAGGAACGGGGCAAGGCAATGggagtcttcttcctcggtcCTCTCTGCGGACCAGGTATCGCGCCTGTCATTGGTGGTATCTTGGCCCAGGAACTCGGCTGGCGAAGCACACTCTGGGCTCTCGTCATCTTTGGCGGCgttctcttcctctccatTGTCTTTCTGCTTCCCGAGACTGTGGCCAGACgtgagaaggtgaagaagagcgtcATCGCACGCTTCACCGATCCAGTCAAGACACTCGGCCTGCTCAGACACCCACCGATTCTGGTCACGGTATATTCTGGCGGCTTGGGCTTCGCTGCAATCTATGTCATCAACATTGCGATCCAGGCGAACTATGGCGAAGCGCCATACAACTTCAGTGTTCTCATTGTCGGTCTGCTGTACCTCGCCCCCATGCTGGGTTATGCCGTTGCTTCCCAGACTGGAGGCCGCTGGATCGACTACTTGATGAAGCGTGGCGCTCAACGAGCTGGCCGCTACGACGCCGAAGGCAAGCCGATCTATTTGCCAGAAGACCGCATGCAGGAGAACATCTGGATCGCCGCCTCACTCTATCCTGCCGCCATGATCTGGTACGGCTGGGTCACACAGTATGGTGTCCACTGGATCGTCTCTTGCATTGCCAACTTTTTCTTCGGCATTGGAGCCATGCTTGTCTTCGGCTGTGTCCAAACCATGCTGACGGAGTTCACGCCCAAGAAGTCTTCGGCCGGCGTTGCCTTGAACAACTTTGTGCGACAGATCTTGGCTACGATCGCGACCGTGGTCGTCCAGCCTCTGATCGATGTCATGGGTACGGGATGGATGTGCACCATGATTGCTCTATTTTGCTGGGTTACCGGCAACTTGGCCATCCTtgcgttgaagaagaagggacCTCAATGGAGGGGAAAGATGGATAAGAAGCTCAATGCTCCCAAGTCGTAA